One Natrinema marinum genomic window carries:
- a CDS encoding carbon-phosphorus lyase complex subunit PhnI, protein MGYVAVAAGEELIERAEQLFEKQRIDDETDDIGVEQLEGQLGRLTAQAMSEGGLYTPRLAALAVKQAQGDTVEAAFLLRAYRSTLERFDETTTVEPGEMIASRRVSPAFKDVPGGQILGATKDYTQRLLDFDLVDGEPEDPTAEWDVDDEGDPERLTNVTELLRDEGLLHEPDEPAVDEPNDTTRESVTHPPERDEVLQELARGETGAVTALGYSALRGYGQVHPTLAEVRVGRLPVRIEHPYTGDEVTVTHAEVSESEAVVPVYEKREDPQFAFGYGLTFGRNERKAIGMTILDASVQLDGDDEPAENAEFVLDTVDGMDSFGFIEHLKLPHYVTFQSILDRIRAIRERTGVSEDGRVESDEQPADPAVARPSDDD, encoded by the coding sequence GTGGGCTACGTCGCGGTTGCCGCCGGCGAAGAACTCATCGAGCGCGCCGAGCAACTGTTCGAGAAACAGCGCATCGACGACGAGACCGACGATATCGGCGTCGAGCAGCTCGAGGGCCAACTCGGCCGTCTCACCGCACAGGCGATGAGCGAGGGGGGCCTCTACACGCCGCGACTGGCCGCACTGGCGGTCAAGCAGGCACAGGGCGACACCGTCGAGGCCGCGTTCCTGTTGCGGGCGTACCGCTCGACGCTGGAGCGGTTCGACGAGACGACCACGGTCGAGCCGGGCGAGATGATCGCCAGTCGGCGGGTTTCGCCGGCGTTCAAGGACGTCCCCGGTGGGCAGATCCTCGGCGCGACCAAAGACTACACCCAGCGACTGCTGGATTTCGACCTCGTCGACGGCGAGCCCGAAGACCCCACCGCCGAGTGGGACGTAGACGACGAGGGCGATCCCGAGCGACTGACCAACGTCACGGAACTGCTCCGGGACGAAGGGCTGTTGCACGAACCCGACGAGCCGGCGGTCGACGAACCGAACGACACGACCCGGGAGTCGGTCACGCATCCGCCCGAGCGCGACGAAGTCCTGCAGGAACTGGCCCGCGGCGAGACCGGCGCGGTGACCGCGCTGGGGTACTCCGCGCTGCGAGGGTACGGCCAGGTCCACCCGACGCTGGCGGAGGTTCGGGTCGGACGCCTGCCCGTCCGGATCGAACACCCCTACACCGGGGACGAGGTGACCGTCACCCACGCCGAGGTCAGCGAGTCCGAGGCGGTCGTCCCCGTCTACGAGAAGCGCGAGGACCCCCAGTTCGCGTTCGGCTACGGGCTGACCTTCGGCCGCAACGAGCGCAAGGCGATCGGGATGACCATCCTGGACGCCTCGGTCCAGCTCGACGGCGACGACGAACCAGCCGAGAACGCCGAGTTCGTCCTCGATACGGTCGACGGGATGGACTCCTTTGGCTTCATCGAACACCTCAAACTCCCCCACTACGTCACCTTCCAGTCGATTCTGGACCGCATCCGCGCCATCAGAGAGCGCACGGGGGTAAGCGAGGACGGCCGCGTCGAATCCGACGAACAGCCTGCGGACCCGGCAGTCGCGAGACCGAGTGACGATGACTGA
- a CDS encoding DapH/DapD/GlmU-related protein, producing the protein MTYYDDYGPDRTRTLGPEPTLHDPVSISESELGAWTEVRRHARLNESAIGDYTYLMERVQLDYATVGTFGNVAADARLGPTNHPIDRPTAHHFTYRAAMYDLGSDDESIFDWRADQPVEVGHDVWIGHGAIVLPGVTIGNGAVVGAGAVVARDVPAYTIVAGVPAEPIRRRFPEDVAARLEATEWWQWDHETLAERLDAFRDLETFLSQYAPEDPEQMIRD; encoded by the coding sequence ATGACCTACTACGACGACTACGGGCCCGACAGGACGCGCACGCTCGGGCCGGAACCGACGCTACACGACCCCGTCTCGATCAGCGAGAGCGAACTCGGTGCGTGGACCGAAGTCCGACGGCACGCGCGGCTCAACGAGTCGGCGATCGGCGACTACACCTATCTCATGGAGCGGGTCCAACTCGATTACGCCACCGTCGGAACGTTCGGCAACGTCGCGGCCGACGCCAGGCTCGGCCCGACGAACCATCCGATCGACCGCCCGACGGCCCACCACTTCACCTACCGGGCGGCGATGTACGACCTCGGCAGCGACGACGAGTCGATCTTCGACTGGCGGGCCGATCAGCCGGTCGAGGTCGGTCACGACGTCTGGATCGGCCACGGCGCGATCGTCCTGCCCGGGGTCACCATCGGCAACGGGGCGGTCGTCGGTGCCGGCGCCGTCGTCGCCAGGGATGTCCCCGCCTACACGATCGTCGCCGGGGTCCCCGCCGAACCGATCCGCCGGCGGTTCCCCGAGGACGTGGCCGCTCGTCTCGAGGCGACCGAGTGGTGGCAGTGGGACCACGAGACGCTGGCCGAGCGCCTCGACGCGTTCCGCGACCTCGAGACGTTTCTCTCGCAGTACGCGCCCGAAGACCCCGAGCAGATGATCCGGGACTGA
- a CDS encoding phosphate signaling complex PhoU family protein, translating into METRKVQLSGGTTYTISLPKAWAQEHGISAGSALSLYPNGDGSLLVEAEADRTKETQSTTVDVSTDSDSAIRQWIYALHAVGFDTVALVDRTGHSAERRGVIEDTVANLSGFELLEAGDTTIRLTNLIDAENVDIRKSTLRLRLVMLGMHRDAVSAVLTDDETLAQRVIDRDSEADKLFAMVTRHFRRALTSLHEVEKLEYTRDELFEYYYVCRQFERIADHAEKIARFTLDPEVTIPANFEDRIDSLASSSRQIIDAAADVILADAGVEGAQTALTERNKLAAELGALDRDLYGHDDPAEAYVVGLLLNSIRRTGEYGANIAGIGIQQCARECNSLE; encoded by the coding sequence ATGGAGACACGGAAAGTCCAGCTCTCCGGGGGAACGACGTATACGATCTCGCTTCCGAAGGCGTGGGCACAGGAACACGGCATCAGCGCCGGATCGGCGCTCTCGCTGTATCCAAACGGCGACGGATCGCTACTGGTCGAAGCAGAGGCCGACCGAACGAAAGAGACGCAGTCGACGACGGTGGATGTCTCGACCGACTCGGACAGCGCCATCAGACAGTGGATTTACGCGCTGCACGCCGTCGGCTTCGATACGGTGGCGCTGGTCGACCGAACGGGTCACTCCGCTGAACGTCGGGGAGTCATCGAAGACACGGTCGCGAACCTCTCCGGGTTCGAGTTGCTCGAGGCCGGCGATACGACGATCCGGCTGACGAACCTCATCGACGCCGAGAACGTCGATATCCGCAAGTCGACCCTCCGGCTCCGCCTCGTGATGCTCGGGATGCACCGTGACGCGGTGAGCGCCGTTCTGACCGACGACGAGACGCTGGCACAGCGCGTCATCGACCGCGACAGCGAGGCCGACAAGCTGTTCGCGATGGTAACTCGCCACTTCCGGCGGGCCCTGACGAGCCTCCACGAGGTCGAGAAGCTCGAGTACACCCGGGACGAACTGTTCGAATACTACTACGTCTGCCGGCAGTTCGAGCGGATCGCCGACCACGCCGAGAAGATCGCCCGCTTCACCCTCGATCCCGAGGTAACGATTCCGGCGAATTTCGAGGATCGGATCGATTCGCTGGCCTCGAGTTCCAGACAGATCATCGACGCGGCCGCGGACGTGATCCTCGCGGACGCTGGGGTCGAGGGTGCGCAAACAGCGCTCACCGAGCGCAACAAACTGGCCGCAGAGCTTGGGGCGCTCGATCGGGACCTCTACGGCCACGACGATCCCGCCGAGGCCTACGTGGTCGGTCTCTTGCTCAACAGCATCCGCCGCACCGGCGAGTACGGCGCGAACATCGCCGGAATCGGCATCCAGCAGTGCGCCCGTGAGTGTAACTCTCTCGAGTGA
- a CDS encoding ATP-binding cassette domain-containing protein: MTLLEAQGLQTRYGPGCPRCVESTGDRAGTNQCPHCGTVVACAEADLSVEAGEVLGIVGESGSGKSSLAELLALERDDDATTAGEVDYAGRDGNLLEVDYETRHDLRTGEIALVHQHIRDGLNLEFTGGGNVAEKLLSAGQRSYEDVRARVRDLFDETEIPVARMDDPTSTYSGGMQRRVQIARALATDPDLVVLDEPTTGLDVSVQARVLDMFRRVQREEGVAAIVVSHDLSVVRLLADRTLVMRHGRIVESGLTDRIMEDPHHEYTQTLINSVI; this comes from the coding sequence ATGACGCTGCTGGAGGCACAGGGCCTGCAGACGCGCTACGGTCCCGGCTGTCCCCGCTGCGTCGAGTCGACCGGCGACCGCGCGGGGACGAACCAGTGTCCCCACTGCGGAACCGTCGTCGCCTGCGCCGAGGCCGACCTCAGCGTCGAGGCCGGCGAGGTGCTTGGCATCGTCGGCGAGTCCGGGTCCGGCAAGTCCAGCCTCGCGGAACTGCTCGCGCTCGAGCGCGACGACGACGCCACGACCGCCGGCGAGGTCGACTACGCGGGCCGCGACGGCAATCTGCTCGAGGTGGACTACGAGACGCGCCACGACCTCCGTACGGGAGAGATCGCGCTCGTCCACCAGCACATCCGGGACGGCCTGAACCTCGAGTTCACCGGCGGCGGCAACGTCGCGGAGAAACTGCTCTCGGCCGGTCAGCGCTCCTACGAGGATGTCCGCGCGCGAGTTCGTGACCTCTTCGACGAGACGGAGATCCCGGTCGCCCGGATGGACGACCCAACCAGTACCTACTCCGGGGGGATGCAGCGTCGCGTCCAGATCGCCCGCGCGCTGGCGACCGACCCGGATCTGGTCGTGCTGGACGAACCGACCACGGGCCTCGACGTGAGCGTCCAAGCCCGCGTACTAGACATGTTCCGACGCGTCCAGCGCGAAGAGGGCGTCGCCGCCATCGTGGTCTCTCACGACCTGAGCGTCGTCCGCCTGCTCGCCGATCGGACGCTCGTGATGCGTCACGGCCGCATCGTCGAGTCCGGGCTCACCGACCGCATCATGGAAGACCCACACCACGAGTACACCCAGACCCTCATCAATTCAGTCATATGA
- the phnE gene encoding phosphonate ABC transporter, permease protein PhnE produces the protein MSTPPSEDDSIAAYFGYAEIGDSPAEQKLQNMKRRKTRRRLYTLIGLIGTAFLFYASLRVIEFNLAELVGQFGQFYEALLEYFPPTTYFGIPFVDLGAYVSFIVEENLILSIENGRIVWGAMFVTMAVAFAGTVLGLPLALFFGVMSSERVVPYPFNFVFRATMSLIRAIPGLVWFLILIPLAGVTPFTGALAIMVDTTGYLGRLFTDELEEIEDGPIEGIRSTGASRSQVVSFGMLSQVVRQFIAWIAFDLEHNVRAAIGLGIIGAGGLGLELYIQRQTFHYTEMMACIILIFLLAGSVELISQRVRSMLRDDDTVETSGVLEAFLDSPKKILASTMGRRER, from the coding sequence ATGAGCACGCCGCCTTCGGAGGACGACTCCATCGCGGCCTACTTCGGCTACGCCGAGATCGGTGATTCGCCCGCCGAGCAGAAACTACAGAATATGAAGCGTCGCAAGACGCGGCGGCGACTCTACACGCTGATCGGACTGATCGGCACCGCCTTCCTGTTCTACGCCAGCCTGCGCGTCATCGAGTTCAATCTCGCGGAGCTGGTGGGGCAGTTCGGTCAGTTCTACGAGGCGCTACTGGAGTACTTCCCGCCGACGACGTACTTCGGGATCCCATTCGTCGATCTGGGCGCGTACGTGAGCTTCATCGTCGAGGAGAACCTGATTCTCTCCATCGAGAACGGCCGAATCGTCTGGGGTGCGATGTTCGTGACGATGGCCGTCGCCTTCGCCGGGACGGTGCTTGGGCTACCGCTGGCGCTGTTTTTCGGGGTTATGTCAAGCGAACGTGTCGTCCCCTATCCGTTCAACTTCGTCTTCCGGGCCACCATGAGCCTGATCCGTGCGATCCCGGGACTCGTGTGGTTCCTGATCTTGATTCCGCTGGCGGGCGTCACGCCGTTTACCGGCGCGCTGGCGATCATGGTCGACACCACCGGCTACCTCGGGCGGCTGTTCACCGACGAACTCGAGGAGATCGAGGACGGCCCGATCGAAGGGATCCGCTCGACCGGCGCGAGCCGCTCGCAGGTCGTCTCCTTCGGTATGTTGAGTCAGGTGGTCCGGCAGTTCATCGCCTGGATCGCCTTCGACCTCGAGCACAACGTCCGGGCGGCGATCGGACTCGGTATCATCGGTGCCGGCGGCCTCGGGCTGGAGCTGTACATCCAGCGCCAGACCTTCCACTACACCGAGATGATGGCCTGCATCATCCTGATCTTCCTGCTCGCGGGCTCGGTCGAACTGATCAGCCAGCGGGTTCGGTCGATGCTCCGCGATGACGATACCGTCGAGACCTCCGGCGTCCTCGAGGCGTTCCTCGACTCGCCGAAGAAAATCCTCGCGTCCACGATGGGGCGACGCGAACGATGA
- a CDS encoding phosphonate ABC transporter ATP-binding protein: MSTLKVENVSKQYGDVTALEDVSFEIEDEFAVLLGESGAGKSTLLRCINGLTDPTDGAIYLDEAEITGSQTDVGMIFQQHNLVDGMSAYLNALTGSLTRVSTLRSLLQWQSQEDKLRALEALETVGLLEESHQRVSQMSGGQQQRVGIARALVQDPRLLLADEPVASLDPSSAETVMGYLRKAAKEHDVTALVSLHQVNIAAYFGDRFIGLRDGQKLFDVERGELSPELIDDLYGSVETVGLAEQDESVEAILDDIGDADHTDARSTENVERGIKP; the protein is encoded by the coding sequence ATGAGTACACTCAAAGTCGAAAACGTATCGAAGCAGTACGGGGACGTGACCGCCCTCGAGGACGTATCCTTCGAAATCGAGGACGAATTCGCCGTCCTGCTGGGCGAATCCGGCGCGGGCAAGTCGACGTTGCTGCGGTGTATCAACGGACTGACCGACCCGACCGACGGGGCCATCTATCTCGACGAGGCGGAGATCACGGGTTCCCAGACCGACGTTGGGATGATCTTCCAGCAGCACAACCTCGTCGATGGGATGTCGGCGTATCTCAACGCGCTCACGGGCTCGCTCACCCGCGTCTCGACGCTCCGAAGCCTGCTCCAGTGGCAGTCACAGGAGGACAAACTCCGCGCGCTAGAAGCGCTCGAAACCGTTGGCCTGCTCGAGGAGAGCCACCAGCGCGTCTCGCAGATGTCCGGCGGCCAACAGCAACGCGTCGGCATCGCTCGAGCGCTCGTGCAGGATCCGCGATTGCTGCTGGCCGACGAACCGGTCGCCAGTCTCGACCCCTCGAGCGCCGAGACGGTGATGGGCTACCTGCGGAAAGCCGCCAAGGAACACGACGTGACCGCGCTGGTCAGCCTCCATCAGGTCAACATCGCCGCCTACTTCGGCGACCGATTCATCGGCCTGCGCGACGGACAAAAACTGTTCGACGTCGAGCGCGGCGAACTCTCGCCCGAGTTGATCGACGATCTCTACGGGAGCGTCGAGACGGTCGGACTCGCCGAACAGGACGAGTCGGTCGAGGCGATCCTCGACGACATCGGTGACGCCGATCACACCGACGCCCGGTCCACCGAGAACGTCGAGAGAGGGATCAAACCATGA
- a CDS encoding PhnD/SsuA/transferrin family substrate-binding protein, with the protein MSEDPTDDGLGVSTPNSSLDTGSAGRRTFIASSAAIVGTAGLAGCLGLSSSNTSGAETVTMLLTPGTPADARRRYKPVQNLLNGEIDDIEVEMQVPQDYSAIRPALESEQAEIGMDDVTLLSNPDLMDVYGTTVTGGSAFYFSMMLVNPDSEIDERTDVEGKTWAFADRLSTSGSIFALYTLQEAGLDIGEAPKGDPVDFEGSWTDHDQALQRLAQGKAAGATTWGGNGIPHLPEGTEVPQRVQDKSSFLDTMGTETPQFKPIWWSFPIPKQPMYARKSWESDKKEEIGEVLRNSTKEQITEYYPDDYNEEELPFTTLRDTSVEDYQPVIDRMNAVGIDPAA; encoded by the coding sequence ATGTCCGAGGACCCGACTGACGACGGATTAGGGGTATCGACACCGAACAGCAGTCTCGATACGGGATCGGCCGGCCGACGAACGTTCATCGCTAGCAGCGCTGCGATCGTCGGCACCGCAGGACTCGCCGGCTGTCTGGGCCTCAGCAGCAGTAATACGTCCGGTGCAGAGACCGTCACGATGCTCCTGACACCGGGCACGCCGGCCGACGCCCGTCGGCGGTACAAGCCCGTCCAGAACCTGCTCAACGGCGAAATCGACGACATCGAGGTCGAGATGCAGGTCCCGCAGGACTACTCGGCGATCCGTCCCGCCCTCGAGAGCGAGCAGGCCGAGATCGGGATGGACGACGTGACGCTGCTCTCGAACCCGGACCTCATGGACGTCTACGGGACGACCGTGACCGGCGGCTCGGCGTTCTACTTCTCGATGATGCTCGTTAACCCGGATTCGGAGATCGACGAGCGTACCGACGTCGAGGGCAAGACGTGGGCGTTCGCCGACCGCCTGTCGACCAGTGGCTCTATCTTTGCGCTGTACACGCTTCAGGAAGCCGGACTCGACATCGGCGAAGCGCCCAAGGGGGACCCGGTCGACTTCGAGGGCAGTTGGACCGACCACGACCAGGCGCTCCAGCGACTCGCCCAGGGCAAGGCAGCCGGCGCGACCACGTGGGGTGGCAACGGGATCCCGCACCTCCCGGAAGGCACCGAGGTGCCCCAGCGCGTCCAAGACAAGAGCTCGTTTCTGGACACGATGGGCACCGAGACGCCGCAGTTCAAGCCGATCTGGTGGTCGTTCCCGATCCCGAAGCAGCCGATGTACGCCCGGAAATCCTGGGAGTCGGACAAGAAAGAAGAGATCGGCGAAGTCCTCCGGAACTCCACGAAAGAGCAGATCACGGAGTACTACCCCGACGACTACAACGAGGAGGAACTGCCCTTTACCACGCTGCGCGACACGTCCGTAGAGGACTACCAACCGGTCATCGACCGCATGAACGCCGTCGGCATCGACCCTGCGGCCTAA
- the phnH gene encoding phosphonate C-P lyase system protein PhnH encodes MRALGIDPVHDTRRTFDGLLEAMSRPGTVHAVPTPADYAVVATLVDHEVTLATDDEMLRDALADQGRFEGAPREEADIVHAREYTGWDVRDCERGSLTEPSDGATVVYRVDALEDTDDGPTLSLSGPGVDGTAPLSVALPEAELSALAAAQSDYPRGVDAVFATEDRVAALPRSVTMEVV; translated from the coding sequence GTGAGAGCCCTCGGCATCGACCCCGTTCACGACACCCGCCGGACGTTCGACGGGCTCCTCGAGGCGATGAGTCGGCCCGGAACCGTCCACGCCGTCCCGACGCCCGCAGACTACGCCGTCGTCGCGACCCTCGTCGACCACGAGGTGACGCTGGCGACCGACGACGAGATGTTGCGAGACGCCCTTGCCGATCAGGGCCGATTCGAGGGTGCCCCGCGCGAGGAAGCGGACATCGTCCACGCCCGCGAGTACACGGGGTGGGACGTACGGGACTGCGAACGCGGCTCGCTGACCGAGCCAAGCGACGGGGCGACCGTCGTCTACCGCGTCGATGCGCTCGAGGACACCGACGACGGACCCACGCTCAGTCTCTCGGGTCCCGGTGTCGACGGAACGGCACCGCTGTCGGTGGCCCTGCCCGAGGCGGAACTGTCCGCGCTCGCGGCGGCCCAGTCCGACTACCCGCGCGGCGTCGACGCCGTCTTCGCCACCGAGGATCGCGTGGCCGCACTCCCGCGGTCCGTAACGATGGAGGTGGTCTGA
- the phnG gene encoding phosphonate C-P lyase system protein PhnG, whose translation MVDPHDRSDRFELIAACEEATLAQFADDVLEGDPPLSVRQEPRPQLLMQRVREPVERRPFNLGEVLVTPAEVELEGTRGFAMVAGKRERAALSGAIVDAAVAAGREETPAIVAALEDVATRQREQRRREWARSKHTAVEFETMEGEE comes from the coding sequence ATGGTTGATCCACACGACAGATCCGATCGGTTCGAGTTGATCGCCGCCTGCGAGGAGGCGACGCTCGCCCAGTTCGCCGACGACGTGCTCGAGGGGGACCCGCCGCTGTCGGTCCGCCAAGAACCGCGGCCGCAGTTGCTGATGCAACGGGTACGCGAGCCAGTCGAACGCCGCCCGTTCAACCTCGGCGAGGTACTGGTGACGCCAGCGGAGGTCGAACTCGAGGGGACGCGCGGGTTCGCCATGGTGGCAGGCAAGCGCGAACGGGCCGCGCTCTCGGGTGCGATCGTCGACGCCGCCGTCGCCGCGGGCCGCGAGGAGACACCCGCGATCGTCGCCGCTTTGGAGGACGTAGCCACCCGCCAGCGCGAGCAGCGACGCCGGGAATGGGCCCGGAGCAAACACACCGCCGTCGAGTTCGAGACGATGGAGGGCGAAGAGTGA
- a CDS encoding phosphonate C-P lyase system protein PhnL, whose amino-acid sequence MTVLSVDGLSKTFDMHVLGDTQVVGLDDVSFDVREGEFLAVVGESGSGKSSLLKCLYRTYDPSSGEVVYRGPDGDVDLASCPDRTIIDLRGDSIGYTSQFLDEIPRVPAVDVVARPLVEQGADREEARSTARDLLSALSVPEELWQAYPATFSGGERQRVNLAQAVAPKPALLLLDEPTSALDPDTRQAAIDLLSTYLGSETTVVGVFHNTDVVEAVADRVVVLDDGRLQRVVPAEAYDEEVVIG is encoded by the coding sequence ATGACAGTCCTGTCCGTCGACGGTCTCTCTAAGACCTTCGACATGCACGTGCTCGGCGACACGCAGGTCGTCGGGCTCGACGACGTATCGTTCGACGTCCGCGAGGGCGAGTTTCTCGCCGTCGTCGGAGAGTCCGGTAGCGGCAAGTCCTCGCTGCTGAAGTGTCTGTACCGCACCTACGATCCCAGTTCGGGCGAGGTCGTCTACCGCGGCCCAGACGGCGACGTGGATCTGGCCTCGTGTCCCGACCGGACGATCATCGACCTCCGGGGGGACAGCATCGGCTACACGTCGCAGTTCTTAGACGAGATTCCGCGGGTCCCCGCGGTCGACGTGGTCGCTCGGCCGCTGGTCGAACAGGGGGCCGATCGCGAGGAGGCACGGTCGACCGCTCGAGACCTGCTGTCGGCGCTGTCGGTGCCCGAGGAACTGTGGCAAGCGTATCCGGCGACGTTCTCCGGCGGCGAGCGCCAGCGGGTGAACCTCGCGCAGGCGGTCGCGCCGAAACCGGCATTGCTCCTGCTGGACGAACCGACCAGCGCGCTCGACCCCGATACCCGCCAGGCCGCGATCGACCTCCTGTCGACGTATCTCGGGTCGGAGACGACGGTCGTCGGCGTCTTCCACAACACGGACGTGGTCGAAGCCGTCGCGGACCGCGTGGTCGTCTTGGACGACGGGCGTCTTCAGCGGGTCGTCCCCGCCGAGGCGTACGACGAGGAGGTGGTGATCGGATGA
- a CDS encoding helix-turn-helix domain-containing protein, which translates to MSRRTWQRPLGAGGRDATRAQVVEAIDRTAPETKEELASAVGISEQYLSELLQELKAADVVRKGYVVDDAALYDNSGQISKLYGSDSGVAEIVSSEEVGAHGTAVLELLDRLESVTTRQYDAARAAFLGESVEHSAKTLESLTNERYSAVLSELKSYTLTTDWPGNRVAADLSTIATNLEIVGDRACFIADVVDREAGDANGIVGERMADIFASGAQINEYFSQILFDCELAVHHQLRDQEETVHRDLDELFELVTAYDPDMYGYLVAITRALERAIYYWVDAAELAVKIHSGHQPDHVEI; encoded by the coding sequence ATGTCCCGTCGAACGTGGCAACGCCCGCTCGGAGCGGGCGGCCGTGACGCGACGCGTGCCCAGGTCGTCGAAGCGATCGACAGGACCGCGCCCGAGACCAAAGAGGAACTGGCGAGCGCGGTCGGCATCTCCGAACAGTATCTCTCGGAACTGCTCCAAGAGCTCAAAGCCGCGGACGTAGTGCGCAAGGGCTACGTCGTCGACGACGCGGCCCTGTACGACAATTCAGGACAGATCTCGAAACTGTACGGCTCCGATTCCGGCGTCGCGGAGATCGTCTCGAGCGAGGAGGTGGGTGCTCACGGAACGGCAGTACTGGAACTGCTCGACCGCCTTGAGTCAGTGACTACTCGCCAGTACGACGCCGCTCGCGCGGCGTTTCTCGGCGAGAGCGTCGAGCATTCGGCCAAGACGCTGGAGTCGCTCACCAACGAACGCTACTCGGCGGTTCTCTCGGAACTGAAATCGTACACGTTGACGACCGACTGGCCGGGCAACCGCGTCGCAGCGGATCTGTCGACCATCGCGACGAACCTCGAGATCGTCGGCGATCGGGCCTGTTTCATCGCCGATGTCGTCGACCGCGAAGCGGGCGACGCGAACGGGATCGTCGGCGAGCGCATGGCTGACATCTTCGCCTCGGGGGCACAGATCAACGAGTACTTCTCGCAGATCCTGTTCGACTGTGAACTCGCGGTCCACCACCAACTCCGCGATCAGGAGGAGACCGTCCACCGAGATCTGGACGAGCTGTTCGAGCTCGTCACGGCGTACGATCCTGACATGTACGGCTATCTGGTGGCGATTACGCGGGCGCTCGAGCGAGCGATCTACTACTGGGTCGACGCCGCGGAACTGGCGGTGAAGATTCACTCCGGCCACCAGCCGGATCACGTCGAAATCTGA
- a CDS encoding alpha-D-ribose 1-methylphosphonate 5-phosphate C-P-lyase PhnJ yields the protein MTEHAPTDDVSPDGGTPVATDSVDAALESLNSDGLEGYNYAYLDEHTKREVRRSILKAVAIPGHQVPYASRPMPLARGWGTGGIQASLSILGPEDSFKVIDQGADESVNAANIRRLAENTADVATTTDTTEADLIQSRHRIPEEVLTDEQRLVLQVPITDALRKVDPSDAANRRRHAHKNYGKMWVHLYENVVEYGEIKIASRYPTMVAGRYLMDPSPIPRWDVPKLDHADHLTVLAAGREARIYAVPPHTEVEPLAFEDRQFTVERFPDEACHACGSTDTYLVEVSEEAAADVDDAFETRYACNDSSFCEKRREAPDIAKDHHLDETVDWGPGTPDAAGDAAGTATERGGDGE from the coding sequence ATGACTGAACACGCACCCACCGACGACGTATCGCCCGACGGGGGCACGCCCGTCGCGACCGACTCCGTCGACGCCGCTCTCGAGTCGCTGAACAGCGACGGGCTCGAGGGGTACAACTACGCGTACCTCGACGAACACACCAAACGCGAGGTCCGGCGCTCGATACTGAAAGCCGTCGCCATCCCCGGCCATCAGGTGCCTTACGCCTCCCGGCCGATGCCGCTGGCCCGCGGGTGGGGCACCGGCGGTATTCAGGCCTCGCTGTCGATCCTCGGCCCCGAGGACAGCTTCAAGGTGATCGATCAGGGCGCAGACGAGAGCGTCAACGCCGCCAACATCCGGCGGCTGGCCGAGAACACCGCCGACGTGGCGACGACGACCGACACCACCGAGGCGGACCTGATCCAGAGTCGCCACCGCATCCCCGAGGAGGTACTGACCGACGAGCAGCGCCTGGTGTTGCAGGTTCCGATCACCGACGCGCTGCGGAAGGTCGACCCGTCGGACGCGGCCAACCGTCGGCGACACGCCCACAAGAACTACGGGAAAATGTGGGTCCACCTCTACGAGAACGTCGTCGAGTACGGCGAGATCAAGATCGCCTCTCGGTACCCGACGATGGTCGCCGGACGCTACCTGATGGATCCCTCGCCGATCCCGCGGTGGGACGTGCCGAAACTCGACCACGCGGACCATCTCACTGTGCTGGCCGCGGGCCGGGAAGCGCGTATCTACGCCGTCCCGCCACACACCGAGGTCGAGCCGCTGGCCTTCGAGGACCGCCAGTTCACCGTCGAGCGTTTCCCCGACGAGGCCTGTCACGCCTGCGGGTCGACCGACACCTACCTCGTCGAGGTCTCGGAGGAGGCCGCCGCGGACGTGGACGACGCCTTCGAGACCCGCTACGCCTGCAACGACTCGAGTTTCTGCGAGAAGCGCCGCGAGGCTCCCGACATCGCGAAGGACCACCACCTCGACGAGACGGTCGACTGGGGTCCGGGCACGCCCGACGCGGCTGGGGACGCTGCCGGAACGGCGACCGAACGGGGAGGTGACGGGGAATGA